The following are encoded in a window of Saccharothrix longispora genomic DNA:
- a CDS encoding histone-like nucleoid-structuring protein Lsr2, translating to MAQKVLVQLIDDLDGTAAENGQTVSFGLDGVAYEIDLRPQNADRLRDALAGFVANARRTGGRTRRTAAAGAPVRRPGSEVRNKEQTKAIREWARKNGHDLADRGRIPASVIEAFEVAHRS from the coding sequence GTGGCTCAGAAAGTGCTCGTCCAGCTCATCGACGACCTCGACGGCACCGCTGCCGAGAACGGCCAGACCGTCTCGTTCGGTCTCGACGGCGTCGCCTACGAGATCGACCTCCGCCCGCAGAACGCCGACCGCCTCCGCGACGCCCTCGCCGGCTTCGTCGCGAACGCGCGCAGGACGGGTGGCCGCACCAGGCGCACGGCCGCCGCGGGCGCCCCGGTCCGCCGCCCCGGCTCCGAGGTCAGGAACAAGGAGCAGACGAAGGCGATCCGCGAGTGGGCCCGCAAGAACGGCCACGACCTGGCCGACCGCGGGCGCATCCCGGCGAGCGTCATCGAGGCGTTCGAGGTGGCCCACCGCAGCTGA
- a CDS encoding CotH kinase family protein codes for MRLTTRSDGAAATRRSAWVAVAAVLLTALLVPLSAGAEPSAPQAVPASAADEAAAAAAADDLVGDITFSVPSGTFQGQVSVSLGTTVSGAQVRYTTDGRLPTAQSTPYQGTPLTFTRTTQLRARAFVGQTASGAPGTAMYTARAATTTNHDLPVVVIDSYGAGKPQREYFDATTMIFQPGAGGTTSLAATPAVATRAGFRLRGQSSATFEKAPYRLEFRDNDDDDADYPVLGMPADSDWVLRGPFTDKSLVREALVYDLGREMGMKTPRYAFAEFYLNTDATPVGTEDYMGVYMLVETIKNSKNRLDLKQLDEDDLTLPKITGGYIFKFEWMAAEEPTLPCTGPAATCWNYLEVVDPDPLQPAQRDWLRAHLQEFHDVLRAPNSADPNTGYRKYLDVESFIDQVIVNEVSRSMDAYLRSAYFHKDRDGRIVAGPLWDFDLTFGVGGYFQNDQVEGWQHLQTRQPMANDWVAQLLRDPAFANQLKARWQALRRGPLADSAVQSRIDGLARPLTNGAQRNFQRWPNLSSPRIGFFNTPTAPTWQGQVQFFKDWMQRRSAWLDSAAGWGGTVTTTPTTTSTTTTTTTTTTTTTPPPGPSRCSATYTVVNRWSGGFQGEVRVTAGNAAVNGWTVSWTTGAGETITQAWNATVTSQGTAVTARNAAHNGSLAAGAGTSFGFLGATTGAPGTPVLTCTAG; via the coding sequence GTGCGCTTGACCACCCGCAGCGACGGAGCCGCGGCGACCCGGCGCTCCGCCTGGGTCGCGGTCGCCGCCGTGCTCCTCACCGCACTCCTCGTGCCGTTGTCGGCGGGCGCCGAACCGAGCGCGCCGCAGGCGGTCCCGGCGAGCGCCGCCGACGAGGCGGCAGCCGCAGCGGCGGCCGACGACCTCGTCGGCGACATCACCTTCTCCGTGCCGAGCGGCACGTTCCAGGGGCAGGTGTCGGTGTCGCTGGGCACCACCGTCAGCGGGGCCCAGGTCCGCTACACCACCGACGGCAGGCTGCCCACCGCGCAGTCGACGCCCTACCAGGGCACGCCGCTGACCTTCACCCGCACCACCCAACTGCGGGCACGGGCGTTCGTCGGGCAGACGGCGTCCGGCGCGCCGGGGACGGCCATGTACACCGCCCGCGCCGCCACCACCACGAACCACGACCTGCCCGTGGTCGTGATCGACTCCTACGGCGCGGGCAAACCCCAGCGGGAGTACTTCGACGCCACCACCATGATCTTCCAGCCGGGCGCGGGCGGGACGACGTCCCTCGCGGCGACCCCGGCGGTGGCCACCCGAGCCGGGTTCCGGCTGCGCGGGCAGTCGTCGGCGACGTTCGAGAAAGCGCCCTACCGCCTGGAATTCCGGGACAACGACGACGATGACGCCGACTACCCGGTGCTCGGCATGCCCGCCGACTCCGACTGGGTGCTGCGCGGGCCGTTCACCGACAAGTCGCTGGTCCGCGAGGCCCTCGTCTACGACCTCGGTCGGGAGATGGGGATGAAGACGCCGCGGTACGCGTTCGCGGAGTTCTACCTCAACACCGACGCCACCCCGGTCGGCACCGAGGACTACATGGGCGTCTACATGCTCGTCGAGACGATCAAGAACTCCAAGAACCGGCTCGACCTCAAGCAGTTGGACGAGGACGACCTCACGCTGCCGAAGATCACCGGCGGGTACATCTTCAAGTTCGAGTGGATGGCCGCCGAGGAGCCCACTCTGCCGTGCACCGGCCCGGCCGCCACCTGCTGGAACTACCTCGAAGTGGTAGACCCGGACCCGTTGCAGCCGGCGCAGCGCGACTGGCTGCGCGCCCACCTGCAGGAGTTCCACGACGTGCTGCGGGCGCCGAACTCCGCCGACCCGAACACCGGCTACCGCAAGTACCTCGACGTCGAGTCCTTCATCGACCAGGTGATCGTCAACGAGGTCAGCCGCAGCATGGACGCCTACCTCCGCAGCGCCTACTTCCACAAGGACCGGGACGGCAGGATCGTCGCCGGGCCGCTGTGGGACTTCGACCTCACGTTCGGCGTGGGCGGGTACTTCCAGAACGACCAGGTCGAGGGCTGGCAGCACCTCCAGACCCGGCAGCCGATGGCCAACGACTGGGTCGCCCAGCTCCTGCGCGACCCGGCGTTCGCCAACCAGCTGAAGGCGCGCTGGCAGGCGCTGCGCCGGGGCCCGCTCGCGGACTCCGCCGTGCAGAGCCGGATCGACGGCCTCGCCCGGCCGCTGACCAACGGCGCGCAGCGCAACTTCCAGCGCTGGCCGAACCTGTCGTCGCCGAGGATCGGCTTCTTCAACACCCCGACCGCGCCGACGTGGCAGGGCCAGGTGCAGTTCTTCAAGGACTGGATGCAGCGCCGCAGCGCCTGGCTCGACTCGGCGGCGGGGTGGGGCGGCACCGTGACGACCACGCCGACCACCACCAGCACCACCACCACAACGACAACGACGACGACCACGACGACCCCGCCGCCCGGCCCCTCCCGGTGCAGCGCGACCTACACCGTGGTCAACCGGTGGTCCGGCGGGTTCCAGGGCGAGGTGCGGGTCACCGCGGGCAACGCGGCGGTCAACGGCTGGACCGTGTCCTGGACGACCGGCGCCGGCGAGACGATCACCCAGGCCTGGAACGCGACCGTCACCAGCCAGGGAACGGCGGTCACGGCCCGCAACGCCGCGCACAACGGGTCGCTCGCGGCCGGGGCGGGCACCTCGTTCGGTTTCCTGGGCGCCACCACCGGAGCGCCCGGCACACCGGTGTTGACGTGCACGGCCGGTTGA
- a CDS encoding DUF4956 domain-containing protein, giving the protein MSQLVLFAVDICAVVLLVFGLYFPRHRRRDLVVAYLGVNVGVLAVASALSTSDVGAGLGLGMALFGVLSIIRLRSTELDQHEVAYYFSALALGLLGALNTTTPWLNAGLMALILATMFLGDHRRLFRRYRHQVLVLDSAVTDHLALVAHLEQLLDARVHVATVQRLDLVNETTVVDVRYALAERAPTTAPGAPARSGARR; this is encoded by the coding sequence ATGTCACAGCTCGTCCTGTTCGCGGTCGACATCTGCGCAGTGGTGTTGCTCGTCTTCGGGCTCTACTTCCCGCGGCACCGACGACGCGACCTGGTGGTGGCCTACCTGGGCGTGAACGTCGGCGTCCTGGCGGTGGCGAGCGCGCTGAGCACCAGCGACGTCGGCGCCGGGCTCGGACTGGGAATGGCGCTGTTCGGCGTGCTGTCGATCATCCGCCTGCGCTCGACGGAGCTCGACCAGCACGAGGTCGCCTACTACTTCTCCGCCCTCGCCCTGGGCCTCCTCGGCGCGCTGAACACCACGACCCCGTGGCTCAACGCGGGCCTGATGGCGCTCATCCTCGCCACGATGTTCCTGGGCGACCACCGGCGGCTGTTCCGGCGTTACCGGCACCAGGTCCTGGTGCTGGACTCGGCCGTCACCGACCACCTCGCGCTCGTCGCCCACCTGGAGCAGCTGCTCGACGCGCGGGTGCACGTCGCCACCGTCCAGCGGCTCGACCTGGTCAACGAGACCACCGTGGTGGACGTCCGGTACGCGCTGGCCGAACGCGCCCCGACCACCGCGCCCGGCGCGCCGGCGCGATCCGGGGCACGCCGATGA
- a CDS encoding polyphosphate polymerase domain-containing protein: protein MTTTTTPLARTLSRLAPVGLAELIDRAALQTRVDRKYLVPVDALPRLLGGLPAGTRVLDVDSARTFHYESVYFDTPLLTSFHGAAYRRRRRFKVRTRTYLDSAQCWLEVKISGARGSVTKHRLPYHPRDCGTVHPGRAFVDEALARESLGSTTDSSFDAVLITDYRRATLLLPGDVGRVTVDTGLTWRDEHSMLRLPGLAVVETKSPSAATPVDRVLWQSGLRPVRISKYATGLAALRLDLPDAPWRRTLRRHFRGTAPTPALSHHPEQEASCA from the coding sequence ATGACCACGACCACGACCCCACTCGCCCGGACCCTGTCGCGGCTGGCCCCCGTCGGGCTCGCCGAGCTGATCGACCGCGCCGCGCTGCAGACGAGAGTGGACCGCAAGTACCTCGTGCCGGTGGACGCGCTGCCCCGCCTGCTGGGCGGGCTGCCGGCGGGCACCAGGGTGCTGGACGTCGACAGCGCGCGCACCTTCCACTACGAGTCGGTGTACTTCGACACGCCGCTGCTGACCAGCTTCCACGGCGCGGCCTACCGGCGGCGGCGGCGCTTCAAGGTGCGCACCCGCACGTACCTCGACTCCGCCCAGTGCTGGCTGGAGGTCAAGATCAGCGGCGCGCGGGGCAGCGTCACCAAGCACCGGCTGCCCTACCACCCCCGGGACTGCGGCACCGTGCACCCCGGGCGCGCCTTCGTCGACGAGGCGCTCGCCCGCGAGTCGCTCGGGTCCACCACCGACAGCTCCTTCGACGCGGTGCTGATCACCGACTACCGCCGCGCCACCCTGCTGCTGCCGGGTGACGTCGGCCGGGTCACCGTCGACACCGGCCTCACCTGGCGGGACGAGCACTCGATGCTGCGCCTGCCCGGCCTCGCCGTGGTCGAGACCAAGTCCCCCTCCGCCGCCACGCCGGTCGACCGCGTGCTGTGGCAGAGCGGGCTGAGGCCCGTCCGCATCTCCAAGTACGCCACCGGCCTGGCCGCGCTGCGCCTGGACCTGCCCGACGCGCCGTGGCGGCGGACGCTGCGCCGGCACTTCCGCGGCACCGCCCCGACGCCCGCGCTCTCCCACCACCCCGAACAGGAGGCATCGTGCGCTTGA